AGCAAAGTCATAGAGTTTTGAGGAACTTCTGCAGTTTCCATGAGGCCGAGTTCTCCCGCAGAGAGATCCTGTCAGCGCAACTCACCGGAATTACctgattaaaaacaatttatCTGGAAAAACTGTGTCAAGCATTGAATTACAAGGATTACAGCGCCATGGAAGGCCAGGGATTGTGTTTACAAGGTATGCAGTGTTTCTCCCTGTAAATAGGTTTCTGTGGAATAGGTAAAGTTAGGATTTAGATTAATTAGCTTCAATGcaagcaaataaatacattCAGGAGGGATCATGGAGTTTTGGCCGGAGCGCTGTGTATTCACACGTTAAGCCTTGTTTATTCTGTGAGAGTCTCACACCACATTTCTATATGTGCTCACATCTAAAGTGATCACAGTTATCTCACTACAGAACGTTGTCTGTTTCTTCTACAGCAAAAATGCATTccaaacagaataaaaaaatattcacaggTGCAGATATACACAATAAATCATTGATTTCAATTGATCTTGTGCATGCTTTGACTCACGCCGTACGTCTTTCGCTTTAAACGTCACACTGACTGCTCTGTGTTCATCAAAGTCATTCCAGACTGCTTTCATAACACGCTGTCATGTGACACGCATCAAAACCAATGCAAAAGTACAACTAACATTTGTCACACTAAAGTCTAAATCTAACCGCATGTCGCATAAAATCGCATCTGTGTTTTATGGACTCCATCATTCCATGGTTAAGATATTTCATTAACGCACATTACAATTAGTCCTCAAACTTCATCATCAGTGTATTTTCATGTTGAAGCATTTCAAACAGCATGCAAACTCATGAAGCATTTCTTGACCTGATGCATtaaaatgtgtcaaataatcATCTCTCTCGACTCTCTAGTTctacagatgtttttttttttatgaagcatattttatataatgcaCCACAGCCGCTAATCGCAATGTCAAATCATCTCAGCATCTTTTTCTTGACTTAACCACAAGTTCATAAAGAAGCTGCTCAACTACCAATGCACTAAAAAATGCCATCCGTCAAACAATCTCAGCATCTCTTAGCGTCaatgtattttcattaaaacaaccatgtcggacgattttgaagttggaggagttTTTCACTGTACCGTAACCTTTCcgacatgattacgtcatgcgtggagcatcacaagatgagcatttgtggttaaaaagtgtctaatgtttattttcttttgaaaatgtctgatggtttctctagataagactcgtattcctcgtctgggatcatgtagaactctttgaagctgcactgaaactgacatttggacccttgaatttgaattctgaagtgaactaatcctttaggaGTGCAACTCAGCATCTCTTGATCTCAAGCAAAAGCAAAAATGCATGTGTGAGAAGCATTTTTAATGCAATGCATCCCAAGCACCAATGCATTGGAAAAAGTGGAGCTGTCAaataatcgtgttgcattgatcgcatctgtctctctctcgctcCTCCAGACAGGAGAGTTGACGGGAGGTAATCCCCTCCATGTGAGGAGGCGGCACGGGTGTGGAGGCGTGTTGTTTTTCATTCAAATCCTTACTAGTCCTATAAAAAGCGGGACTCGGAGctcgaaagagagagagagagagagatagtgagtgagaaagagagagagagagagaaagagagagagagagagagggagcgcGCACGCTAAACGACACGGCTGTATCTGTACCTGTCCGGATGGGGATGGAGATGCTGCATGGATCAGCAGGTGTCCAAACGGCGAAGGCGCTGAAAAACGCCGCCGTGTGCCTGATGCTGCTGCCCCGCTTCCTGCTCGCGGCCGTGATGCTGTGGCTCCTGGATTTCCTGTGCATCCGGAGGAAGGTGCTAATGAAGATGCGGGAGAGCGACGTCGGCAGCCCCGACGACCCGCCGCTCTGCGTGTCCGACTCCAACAAGATGTTCACGCTCGAGTCGCTGCGCGCCGTGTGGTACGGCCAGAAGCTGGACTTCTTCAAGACGGCGCATTTGGGAGGCGCGGCGCCCAACACCGAGGTGGTCCCGCTGGACAGCGAGCGGCGGAGAGGAGCGCAGCGGATCCTGGACTACGCCCGCGGGAGGAGACCCCTCATCCTCAACTTCGGGAGCTGCTCCTGACCGCCGTTCATGACGCGCCTGTCGGCGTTCCAGCGCGTCGCCCGGCAGTACGCGGACATCGCGGACTCGCTGCTGGTGTACATCGAGGAAGCGCATCCGTCGGACGGCTGGGTGAGCTCCGACGCGCCCTACCAGATCCCCCGGCACCGCTGCCTGGAGGACAGGCTCCGCGCCGCGGAGCTCATGAACCAGAAGGTGCCGGGGAGCGCCGTGGTCGTGGACACCATGGAGAACTCGTCCAACTCGGCGTACGGCGCCTATTTCGAGCGCCTCTACATACTGAAGGACGAGAAGGTCGTGTATCAAGGCGGCAGGGGTCCGGAAGGCTACCGGATCTCGGAGCTCAGAGACTGGCTGGAGCGCTACCGGAACGATCTGGAAGCTTCTAAAGCGGCGGTGGTGGTTCACGTTTAAGGCGGACGGACggatgtttttttccccccacagcCCTACTCTCGTGTCCTTATCATAAAGTCATTGGCTGTGTTTCAAAACATAGTGACTGTCTGCGCTCTCACCAACGGGGGAAAAAAGTTCTTGATGTTCCATTATAGCTTCTGCAGATCAATGTTTTGGGTTCTTCAGACCTCATTGGTGGCGTTTCAAAACCTACACTCTCTTAAATATACTATATGGCTCTTTGGGAATGAAGGAGCATCCACACAGTGAAACAGTGATGATTTTCCATGGAGCTTGAGCCAGGCTTCCCAACCAGGGGTCCATGCACTGTAAAAGCGTTTTCTCAGGTAACCTAAAGATGAGAATGACGTTAGGTTACAGCATCGAAAGTCATCTTAGCAGTAGAAACAGATTCTTAACAGTTGCACATTTCACTTTGTTTACAGTGTGGACCCCTGGGGGCCCGTGAAGTGTGTTTTTACATTTCCATGTCATGATAtaagatggatggatgctttTCCAGACCACTCTTGtgtctttttgatgaagtcgtTAGCTGTGTTCAAAACCTGTCTGCGATCCTTTTTACATCCTTTACGTCACacgctctaaaaaaaaaaaaaaaatgctggttaaaaaaacaaagattgggttgttttgacccagcagttgggttaaatgtgctgggtagttttatttaactcaactattgtttaaaaatgactgtatttcttaattaaaatgaacctaaaatcagacacataattactagatgcaacaataataatcaaaaggtgaacatttattaataagcaatttaatacatgtgTATTATAAtaaaagacttcagatgcaaaagcctcttcTAAAATCAAACTCGTATGTTCAGGCTCACTTTAACGGCaattaaaaagtcattttcatgtGAATTAAACATACAAATGCTcatttagaggcttttgcatctgaagtcttttattataataaacatgtattaaattgcttattaataaatgttcacctattgattattattgttgcatctagtaattatgtgtcatacgtataaataaatgttgagtcaaacatttaacccaaccgctgggtcaaaacaacccaattttgtTAATTTCCAACCCAACCGAACCCAGGGTTCTCGAGATTCCAAACAGCTCTTTGGGAATTAAAACAAAGTCCCCTTGGTGTTTCATTAAATGTCCTGATCTAACACTAGATCCAGGGTTTTCAACCAGACGAGAAGAACATTTCCAACTGTTTGAATTGATCTGTTTAGGATTATATTATGCATCATTGTTTAAGTTCTAAAGTGTTGTCAAGCTTTTTATTCCGGGTCTGTTAACGGCTGAAAACCCTTGAACTAGAGGATAAAACGTCGAGAAGGTTCATGCGCTTCAAACACGCAGACACCAGGTTTTGAACACAGCCGTCAAATCTGCTGCTATACAGGCTGTCGACCACAATACTGCAAATGTTGGCTTTTAGTTTCATGCATACAGTTATCTAGACAGATGTTTATGTTGTCAGTGGCCATGCGACCGCATGATAGCTGTTGTGCTTTCGTCTCTGTTCTTTAGGCCTACTTGTTTTATGTCAATCCAACCTggcattttatttgaaatattgcaaAGAcggtatatctatctatctataacatatcctattttatttttgtatggtATCTTTCCCtcgtgagtgagtgtgtgtgtgtgtgtgtgtgtgtgtgtgtgtgcgtgtgtgtgaatGTGCGGCCAGGAGGCCGTTTCATTGTACTCTGGAGTTATTGTGAAGATCGGTTTTTAAAAGGATTTTAACCAGAAAACCGATACTGATGTAATTTGACACTAGAGTACAGGACAGAGAAATGGCCTCCAGACGTATTGCCAAATGTTGTTTTGTAAATGGtgtatattttattgaacacttttttttaaataaatggtaGAGCACCCTCTAAAATCGGGTTTATCCATAATTTCCAAGTGTGTAAGAAACCTCATCTGGACCTGAAATGTGAAAAACAAACAGTCATGAGAGATACAGAACTGATGTGCAAGTTACACTTTGCATTTCTGTGAAAGTAAGGGACATTTTTACATGTCAAACGTACACTGTCTCTCATATTCCCTCTCATTATGTTTACAGGAATATAAAAGCAAGACATTTTAGCTTCGAAATCATAATTAGGCTTTGGgaaatttggtaacacttttattttacagttttattgttacatgttacatgtataataactataattacatgcaactaaaccTAAAACAAACCAAATCCTAGTCCTAACcctacatttacaaaaaaaaaaaaaaaaaatgggttaaaaatggacgaACCTATgactgtgttgttttaaccccaaacgatccaatcgctgggtttgtccattttcaacgcaactttggttgttttttatagtaagtacttaatattactcagtattaaatgaacactctaaaaatgctgggttaaaaacaacccaagttgggttaaaaatggacaaacccagcagttgggttaaatgtttgaccaacctgctgCGTAGTTTTATTCaactcaactgttgtttaaaaat
This genomic window from Chanodichthys erythropterus isolate Z2021 chromosome 4, ASM2448905v1, whole genome shotgun sequence contains:
- the dio3b gene encoding iodothyronine deiodinase 3b — protein: MGMEMLHGSAGVQTAKALKNAAVCLMLLPRFLLAAVMLWLLDFLCIRRKVLMKMRESDVGSPDDPPLCVSDSNKMFTLESLRAVWYGQKLDFFKTAHLGGAAPNTEVVPLDSERRRGAQRILDYARGRRPLILNFGSCSUPPFMTRLSAFQRVARQYADIADSLLVYIEEAHPSDGWVSSDAPYQIPRHRCLEDRLRAAELMNQKVPGSAVVVDTMENSSNSAYGAYFERLYILKDEKVVYQGGRGPEGYRISELRDWLERYRNDLEASKAAVVVHV